In Paenibacillus durus, the DNA window TCTTATGCCCAGCCTTCCAAAATCGTAGGCCCCTTTTATATCGCCAAACCCGGACAACAAAATGGAATATCCGATGAAAGCAATTGCGGATTCGGGACTGTTCCCGTATTTCAATGTCAATTGAGCTTTTTTCAGCACGACAAAGGCAAACAGGCTGGTCTCACCCGAAATATACGCCGGAGGAAAAATATTGATCAATAGTCTCATGATGAGCTTGACTTTTTCGTCCTTCATTTCAGGTTTTTCGAAAATCTCCTCGATCGTCAAGCCTCTGAGACTTACTTTAACCTTTAGAAATTCCTTTAACACGGACGCCATTCCGGGCTTATCCGGTATTTTGATACCCAGTGCTTTAAGCCCGCGCTTCCCGGAAGCTATGGATTCCTTCATCATCCCCAGATAAGTATAATGATTCGCCTGCATCTCATAGACCTGGGCAATGGCAAAGCTGTCGCTCGTCTGCTTTAGAAGAATGGCGCATGCCTTGTCGGCTTCTTCGGTACGGTGGGTCAAATAACCGCATTCGGCATACAGTCTATAAATTTCCGAGGTCCGCCGCTCATCGTTCTTCCATGGGCTCTTCTGCAAAAGGCTAAACGCTGCTTCCAGGAACGCAAATGCGGCGTCATAGCCAAAGACCGCCTTCGCTTGGTTTGCGGCTTTCAGATTGAGCTGAATAGCTTGATTGATTTCATCCTCTTCGCTGATAAATTCAATCCCTTTATTGATATGCGTTACAATATCTGCGAGCCTATCTTCAATTTCTCCGGGAGCCAGCTGCATAAGCAGCAGTCTTCCTATTTTCAGATGCAGCTTCTTGCTTGTCCCGGCATCGATCATTTGGTAGCAAACCTGCTGAAGCCGGTCATGCTGGAATTTGAAATAAGCGTTAATATCCCGGGGGATGTCCTCCGTCTCTTCAAGGAGACTGGGCAGCATGGAGTGATTCGTGTCGGCAGGAATGATAATATCCTCACCCATGGCCTTAATGAGAGACTTGGCAATAACCCGCTGCTCCTCTTCGGCGATCAGGGACAGCATTCTGTAATCGAACAGATTGCCAATCGATGCGCATAATCTTAGTACTCTCTGGTCTTCCTCCGGCAGGGCTTGCAGCTTCATCATCAAGAACTCGACGACATTGTCGTTAATATTCAAATCGGAGATTTGGGCAAGCACCCACTTCCATTGGCCTTCCAGGTCGTCAAAATAAATAAAGCCGTTCTTATGCAATTCAATTAAAACTTCGTTTATAAAAAAGGGATTCCCTTTAGTTCTCGCATAAATAATTTCGGAAAGTTCCTTTACCCTATCGGGTTCGGCATAAAGCGTATCTGCAATGAAGCTTTCCACATCCCTGAGGGACAAGGAACCCAAGGCGATTTTTCCTGCTTCCGTACTTCTTTCAATTTTAGCGATAGCGGCAAAAAGGGGACCGCTCTCCGGCGCCGCAAGCTGCCTGTATGAGCAAATGATAAATAATTTCCGCAAATGATTACTGAGCGCCAGCTTCTCCATAAGCTGCAAGTTTGACAAATCGGCCCACTGAACATCATCCAGAAATAAGACCAAGGGTCTTTCATTATTCGTAATCCCCGCGATAAAGTTAATGAAGGTCTGAACGAAGCGGTTGATTTCCTCGGCAGGATTCAGAGGCTCAATTTCCGGCTGAACACCGATCAGCTTCGCAAGTTCAGGTATGATATTCGTGATCAGGATTCCATTGCCGTCCAAAGCGGTTCTCAGAGACATCTCCAGTTTCTTCTTATACTCGTTATCAGTGCTGTCAAGCAGCTGATGAATCAATTTCCTGAAAGCCTGGATCATCGCGCTATATGGGCTGTTCTGGTTATACTGATCGAACTTTCCTGCCGCAAAAAGCCCTTTCTCCTGACTTATATATTGATATAGCTCGTTCACCAGGGCGGTCTTGCCTACACCTGCATCCCCGGAAATCAGCATGATTTGCGGTTTGTCTCTCAAGCTTGTTCTAAAGGCGTCAGCCAGACGGCTCAGTTCCTCTTCCCTGCCGTAGATTTTTTGCGAAATCCGAAAGATATTCCGTTTATCTTCCTGTGCCAGCTCAAAATCACCGCCGCCGTCCAGACATTTCTTTAAATCGGCTTTGATGCCGTAGGCGCTTCGATATCTATTTTCGGGCGATTTCTCCATGAGCTTCATGATGATGCCGGATAATGACCGCGATACTCTGCCCCCGGTTAGCTGATAAGGAGAAACCGCTTCTTTTGCAATAATGGAGTAAATCTGGTCCAGGATATCAGCCGATTCGAAAGGCTTGACGCCGGTCACCATCTCATACAATACAACGCCGAGTGAGTAATAATCCGTTCTGTAATCGATGTTTCTGTTCATCCGGCCGGTTTGTTCCGGAGAGATGTATAATAGACTGCCTTCCAGGACGCCGCTGTTTTGGAAATCCCGCTTTTCTTTGGACAGCTTAACCGCCAGATCGAAGTCGATCACCTGCACGACGTCTTTTTCCTGATCCCATACAATATTGGAAGGTTTGATATCTTTATGTATTACATTGTGTTCATGGATGGCTCCAACAATATCGACAATCTTAATAAACAGCCGCAGCAGAGCTTCCTGATCCGGTTTGTTATCAGCCATGATCCGCTTTAAGGACCGCCCCTGCACATCCTCCAGTACCATAATAAAGTAACCGTTCTGCTCTTCCAGCTTAAGAGGTTTGATTACGCCATCGACGCATCCGCTTAATTCCCGGAGCATGCTGTATTCCTGCTTGAACCGCAGGACCTCCTCATGCCCGGCAGATTCCGATTTCAGGACCTTTAATATAACTGTACCCTGGGAGACCGTATCTCTGCATCTGTACACTGATTTGCTAGCATTATCGGAGATCGTTTCCAGCATTAGATAATTGTCAATCGCAGTCATACCCAGTCCACCTTTAAACATTATCCTACACTTCAATATCGGCATTAAAGTCAAAAATATAAGCGGCAATCAGCCATGGAAAATCGCCATACCCTGGCGGAAGCCCCTTCCATTTCACCATTAGTATAAGCCTTTTTTGCCACTTTTTCACCAATACCAACCTTTCTTATCATACAAAATGCATAAATGCCTATAGTCTCTATTAACGGCTTAACCGGGAATACTGTGAAGGGGTCTTCTTGGATGTTAATCTATGATATGACCAGACTTAAAAGTTTAATATAATGGCATATATTTCTTTACTTTTTAATGTATTATGCAAAATCATTTACGATTATTAACGCCTACCTTACAATCATCTTATATCAATGATGGGATGAGGTTGACCATGGACGAAATCGACCGCAGTATTCTGGAAGCGCTGAAGGAGAACAGCCGGATGACCGTTTCCGACATCAGCAAAAGAGTGAAGCTCTCAATCCCCGCAGTTACGGAGAGAATCCGCAAAATGGACGAGTCCGGAACGATCGAAGAATACACCGTCAGGATTAACCGGGCCAAGGCAGGCTACAAGCTGCTGGCGTTCGTGCTGGTCGTCATCGACCGGACGGAGCAAATTCCCTCGTTTCGCGCATTCATATCAGACTGTGACGAGGTGCTGGAATGCCACCACCTTGCAGGCGAATTTGACTACTTGCTGAAGGTCCTTGTGGAGGACACTGGGGAGCTGGAGAAATTTTTGTCCGATAGGCTGAAAAGCGTGCCGGGAGTGATCAGAAGCAATACCATGATTTCCATGTCTTCACTAAAAGAGAAGTGGAACAGATGAACGGGAGGGGGGGAACACATGATATTCAAGGGGTTAAAATTGGGCCTTCTGCTTCAGCTTGCCGTGGGTCCGGTTTGTTTGTTTATTTTTCACGCCGCCTCGCTGCGCGGCTTCGCCGCAGCCGAAGCGGGAGTCGCCGGCGTATCGGTGGCTGATGGTCTATTCATTCTCGCCGCGCTGCGGGGGGTTGCTCTGCTTGGCGCAGGGCGGAGGCCCGGCGGTATTCTTTATGTGCTCGGAGCAGGCACGCTTATGGTGTTCGGCCTTACTATGATCGCAGGAATATTCGGTTACAGCCTGCTGCCCGTCCTCCCTATTGCGAACGGCTCCGGCCAAGACGGCATGTTTGTCCGCGCCTTTCTGCTGACCGCATCCAATCCGCTGACTCTCCTCTTCTGGACCGGAATCTTTTCGGCAAAGATGGCTGAGCTTAAGCTGCGGAGCAGCGAGCTGACTCAGTACGGGCTTGGCTGCCTGCTGGCGACCGTTCTGTTTCTGACGGCGATTGCGCTGCTGGGGCAGTTGGCTCACCCTCTCGTTACACCTGCGTTCGCACAATGGCTGAACTTTCTTACCGGCATCCTGTTTCTCTTCTTCGCCTTCCGGCTGATCGTCAAATGGATCTTTAGGTCCGAGGCGCCCACAGCATAATGCTGACTCCGGCCAAACAGACCGCTGCGCCGATCCAATCGTACAGGTCGGGTGTCTTTTTGTCGACAAGCCATCCCCATAACACAGCCAGCATAATAAAGACACCGCCATAGGCCGCATACACGCGTCCAAAGCCGGGGAAGCGCTGGAAGGTTGGAATAATGCCGTACACGACAAGGATCAGCGCTCCGGTGATGCCGAACCAGAGCGGCCTTGATTCCCGCAGCCACAGCCACACCAGGTAACCCCCGCCAATTTCCGCAAGTCCCGCCAAAATAAATAACAGTATGGATATTACCATTTGATCACCCCTTCTTCCGGAGTTCGGATATCCGGCTATTCAGTTTTTCGCCGATTCCAGAGGGTAATAGTATTCGAGTTATTTTCAGAAAATCCTCTATAATGTGACAATTCAGAAGCTATTGCGATTTTTATTTCCTAGTAAATGCAATCTGACATAAAACATTTGGTTGAAGCTTGCACCGCCTTTTGACATAATGAGTTAAATAAACAATTACGTCCTTTCATGGGCGGAAAGTATGGAGACAAGGGGGAAGCAGCATTGAAAGGGATCATTACTGTACTCGGAAAAGACAAGGTGGGTATTATTGCCAAGGTATGCACGTATTTGGCAGAAAGAAATGTAAATATTCTGGATATTTCTCAGACGATTGTCCAAGATTACTTCAACATGATGATGATTGTCGATATTTCGCAAGCGGCGAAATCCACCGAGGTTCTGGTAGAAGAACTGCAGCAGATCGGCGAGGAGATTGGCGTGGAAATCAAGCTGCAGCATGAGGATATTTTTAATATTATGCACCGTATTTAAGGCGCTAAGCCGATCCATACAGACTTTTTAATGATAAACGCAAGCGGGAGGGTTACCATGATTTCACTGGTGGAAGTACAAGAAACGAATAAAATGATCCGCGAGATGAACCTGGACGTGCGGACCATTACCATGGGCATCAGCCTGATGGATTGCGCGCATACGGATTTGAAAGTGTTTAACCAAAAGATCTATGACAAGATCACCAAATCCGCAGAGAAGCTGGTAAAGACCGGTGAAGATCTGGAAAAACAGTTTGGCGTTCCGATTGTCAATAAACGGATTTCGGTTACGCCCATTTCCATTGCGGCGGGTTCTCTGAATACGGACAGCTATGTTCCGGTTGCGGAAGCTTTGGACAAGGCGGCTAAGGAAGTTGGCGTCAACTTCATCGGCGGATTCTCCGCGCTTGTGCAGAAGGGCTGCACCACGGGCGACCGCAAGCTGATCGAGAGCATTCCCGAAGCGCTCGCCGTAACGGAAAGAGTATGCTCCTCCGTCAATGTCGGTTCGTCGCGCAGCGGCATCAACATGGACGCCGTCAAGCTGATGGGCGAGATTATTCGCCAGACCGCTGAGCGTACGGCGGACCGGGACTCTATCGGCTGCGCGAAGCTGGTTGTATTCTGCAACGCCGTGGAGGACAACCCTTTCATGGCCGGTGCTTTCCACGGTGTAGGCGAACGGGAATGCGTCATTAACGTAGGGGTCAGCGGCCCCGGCGTTGTCAAACGGGCGTTGGAGGAAGTGAAAGGACAGGACTTCGAGACACTGTGCGAGACGATTAAGCGGACCGCCTTCAAGGTGACCCGTGTCGGCCAGCTCGTAGCGCAGGAAGCATCGAAGCGTCTCGGCGTGCCGTTCGGCATTATCGACCTGTCGCTGGCGCCAACGCCGCTGATCGGGGATTCCATCGCGGAAATCTTCCAGGTAATGGGCCTTGAAGAAGCGGGAGCGCCCGGAACGACGGCTGCGCTCGCCATCCTTAACGACAACGTCAAGAAAGGCGGCGTCATGGCTTCTTCCTATGTAGGCGGACTTAGCGGCGCGTTCATCCCCGTTAGTGAAGACCATGGCATGATTCAAGCCGTACAGCGCGGCGCGCTGACGCTGGAGAAGCTCGAAGCGATGACCTGCGTCTGCTCGGTCGGACTCGATATGATCGCCATCCCGGGCGACACGTCCAGAGAGACGATCTCCGGCATCATCGCCGACGAAGCTGCGATCGGCATGGTCAACAACAAGACGACAGCCGTTCGCCTCATTCCCGTGATTGGCAAGGGAGTCGGCGAGATGGTCGAGTTCGGCGGTCTGCTTGGCTATGCTCCGATTATGCCTGTCAACTCCTTTAACTGCGCGGGCTTTATCGACCGGGGCGGCCGGATTCCTGCCCCAATCCACAGCTTCAAGAACTAAAGCCGGACCGCGAACCCGGTCCGGCCCATGCGCGGTCGGCCGCTTGAGCGCCGCGCCGGAAGGCCAAAAGCCTCCGATCCATCGCTGATTGCTGCGATTGACCGGAGGCTTTTTTCGATTGGAGCGGGCTGCCGTGCGGTATCCCGAGTATGAAATCATTGAACGCGTAATTCCATCCGCTGATCAGCAGACAGCCTTCTCTTCGTAGAAAGCCGCATTTCATTCGTTGACGGATTTCACGGCGGAGCAGATCATTTCCCCCCGGTACCGGAGTGAAATAAGCGCCTGGACACACAAAAACGACCATAAAAAAAGGCCAACCAGAAAAGGGGCTGACCTCATATACGAAGCAGGCCCCGCGTCCGGTTAAGCCAC includes these proteins:
- a CDS encoding diguanylate cyclase; its protein translation is MTAIDNYLMLETISDNASKSVYRCRDTVSQGTVILKVLKSESAGHEEVLRFKQEYSMLRELSGCVDGVIKPLKLEEQNGYFIMVLEDVQGRSLKRIMADNKPDQEALLRLFIKIVDIVGAIHEHNVIHKDIKPSNIVWDQEKDVVQVIDFDLAVKLSKEKRDFQNSGVLEGSLLYISPEQTGRMNRNIDYRTDYYSLGVVLYEMVTGVKPFESADILDQIYSIIAKEAVSPYQLTGGRVSRSLSGIIMKLMEKSPENRYRSAYGIKADLKKCLDGGGDFELAQEDKRNIFRISQKIYGREEELSRLADAFRTSLRDKPQIMLISGDAGVGKTALVNELYQYISQEKGLFAAGKFDQYNQNSPYSAMIQAFRKLIHQLLDSTDNEYKKKLEMSLRTALDGNGILITNIIPELAKLIGVQPEIEPLNPAEEINRFVQTFINFIAGITNNERPLVLFLDDVQWADLSNLQLMEKLALSNHLRKLFIICSYRQLAAPESGPLFAAIAKIERSTEAGKIALGSLSLRDVESFIADTLYAEPDRVKELSEIIYARTKGNPFFINEVLIELHKNGFIYFDDLEGQWKWVLAQISDLNINDNVVEFLMMKLQALPEEDQRVLRLCASIGNLFDYRMLSLIAEEEQRVIAKSLIKAMGEDIIIPADTNHSMLPSLLEETEDIPRDINAYFKFQHDRLQQVCYQMIDAGTSKKLHLKIGRLLLMQLAPGEIEDRLADIVTHINKGIEFISEEDEINQAIQLNLKAANQAKAVFGYDAAFAFLEAAFSLLQKSPWKNDERRTSEIYRLYAECGYLTHRTEEADKACAILLKQTSDSFAIAQVYEMQANHYTYLGMMKESIASGKRGLKALGIKIPDKPGMASVLKEFLKVKVSLRGLTIEEIFEKPEMKDEKVKLIMRLLINIFPPAYISGETSLFAFVVLKKAQLTLKYGNSPESAIAFIGYSILLSGFGDIKGAYDFGRLGIRINDKFDDLQWRGAAHVLYTLFCHVWNEPWDTLQEWFGKAVDSSLRTGSWLYLAHSCFYINLWNPAMDITSYLHESKRYIAMIENTRHKEALAMAKLARQQFLNLAGELKDPLSFNSETFSEEAYLEELEEAKYYSGINVYYIFKMKLLFTYESYGASLTYIDKANKMIGTLTGTAFMEEFSLYTFLNLAYCYKDLNAYGKVKARARMHKEYGRVRKWAAHTPENFLLHERLMKAEWARILGKNELAGKYYDLAIAACEKGNIVRYKALVYELAAKFYNSRQFTEFASYLFRQALYYYSVWGAKGKIKHINQKYQDIVKYKREYPMGRSVTDSTESIDLNSILLASQAISKEIELNNLLEALMEIVIKNAGAQRGCILLRSNTNLLVEGEYRPDDDKITVVVHRHSEDYNLPYSIIHDVEESKETLIYQDACSEAGLINDPYIIKHQPKSLVCMPLINHNKTIAIIYLENNLVTGVFTKERMRIINLLSREMVFSLENASLYTDLERSEEKYRELVNNMLDGIFIIQDMQCKFVNTALARMIGYEMEEMIEQPFDKFIAPAQREDVLALHRKRIDGIDTPGEYESRLVHKDGIQEVDVILKAISINYLNRPAVQGTVKDITERKRAEEELRKHKEHLEELVIERTKELKQNNEELNKNILLIEKISITDELTGLYNRRHFNTIFYSEVGRAGIDKGYLAYIMLDIDYYKKYNDTYGHYEGDNVLRRLGGTIKEQAAKASDYVFRLGGEEFGVIVTGLTPEQSFEYADGIRRSVEELNIPHEKSPVFGYLTVSVGVAAVRVDGLTEKDIYKLADDALYQSKADGRNRVTMLEHKVEHG
- a CDS encoding Lrp/AsnC family transcriptional regulator translates to MDEIDRSILEALKENSRMTVSDISKRVKLSIPAVTERIRKMDESGTIEEYTVRINRAKAGYKLLAFVLVVIDRTEQIPSFRAFISDCDEVLECHHLAGEFDYLLKVLVEDTGELEKFLSDRLKSVPGVIRSNTMISMSSLKEKWNR
- a CDS encoding LysE family transporter — its product is MIFKGLKLGLLLQLAVGPVCLFIFHAASLRGFAAAEAGVAGVSVADGLFILAALRGVALLGAGRRPGGILYVLGAGTLMVFGLTMIAGIFGYSLLPVLPIANGSGQDGMFVRAFLLTASNPLTLLFWTGIFSAKMAELKLRSSELTQYGLGCLLATVLFLTAIALLGQLAHPLVTPAFAQWLNFLTGILFLFFAFRLIVKWIFRSEAPTA
- a CDS encoding YnfA family protein, coding for MVISILLFILAGLAEIGGGYLVWLWLRESRPLWFGITGALILVVYGIIPTFQRFPGFGRVYAAYGGVFIMLAVLWGWLVDKKTPDLYDWIGAAVCLAGVSIMLWAPRT
- a CDS encoding ACT domain-containing protein, yielding MKGIITVLGKDKVGIIAKVCTYLAERNVNILDISQTIVQDYFNMMMIVDISQAAKSTEVLVEELQQIGEEIGVEIKLQHEDIFNIMHRI
- a CDS encoding PFL family protein encodes the protein MISLVEVQETNKMIREMNLDVRTITMGISLMDCAHTDLKVFNQKIYDKITKSAEKLVKTGEDLEKQFGVPIVNKRISVTPISIAAGSLNTDSYVPVAEALDKAAKEVGVNFIGGFSALVQKGCTTGDRKLIESIPEALAVTERVCSSVNVGSSRSGINMDAVKLMGEIIRQTAERTADRDSIGCAKLVVFCNAVEDNPFMAGAFHGVGERECVINVGVSGPGVVKRALEEVKGQDFETLCETIKRTAFKVTRVGQLVAQEASKRLGVPFGIIDLSLAPTPLIGDSIAEIFQVMGLEEAGAPGTTAALAILNDNVKKGGVMASSYVGGLSGAFIPVSEDHGMIQAVQRGALTLEKLEAMTCVCSVGLDMIAIPGDTSRETISGIIADEAAIGMVNNKTTAVRLIPVIGKGVGEMVEFGGLLGYAPIMPVNSFNCAGFIDRGGRIPAPIHSFKN